In the Geitlerinema sp. PCC 9228 genome, one interval contains:
- a CDS encoding glycosyltransferase family 2 protein codes for MNFLLQNKNIKDKLSSIKRQFIKRKGYLKTKWNTKHIYGYKRIEREQLDCIVICIVKDAEKYIDRFIQHYLEADFKHIIFMDNGSTDRTIEIASQYDRVTILRCLLPFRKNKYNMLQYLIHKYSFNCWCLIADCDEFFDYPYSDRISLKDFVKYLENNQYTAVLNQMLDMYPEHPISSDMEENQYIKSHYWFDIDTIEKRDIPPGLENEIDFNSVKLHYGGVRKRIFDVLPLISKFSLIKPNPKLYMVRLHFVSWAKVADFNCVLYHYKFIGNFYQKVKQAVASGQYYNNSAEYKSYKNTLQKNPSLNLYCEGHSIKLQGTEQLVNLGFLQVSDRYKQYVFENQKT; via the coding sequence ATGAATTTTTTGCTACAAAATAAAAATATAAAAGACAAGCTTTCTTCGATAAAGCGCCAATTTATCAAAAGAAAAGGATACTTAAAAACAAAATGGAATACCAAACATATTTACGGGTATAAAAGAATAGAACGAGAGCAATTAGACTGTATTGTGATTTGTATTGTTAAAGATGCTGAAAAATATATAGATCGATTTATTCAACATTATTTAGAAGCGGATTTCAAGCATATTATATTCATGGATAATGGTTCAACCGATCGCACTATAGAGATTGCGTCTCAATACGATCGGGTGACAATTTTGCGTTGTTTGCTTCCATTTCGTAAAAATAAATATAATATGTTGCAATATTTAATTCATAAATATTCTTTTAATTGCTGGTGCCTTATAGCAGATTGCGATGAATTTTTTGATTATCCTTATTCCGATCGAATTTCTTTAAAAGACTTTGTTAAATACCTAGAAAACAATCAATATACGGCTGTTTTGAACCAAATGTTGGATATGTATCCCGAACATCCTATATCTTCGGATATGGAGGAAAATCAATATATTAAATCGCATTATTGGTTTGACATAGATACAATTGAAAAAAGAGATATACCTCCTGGATTGGAAAATGAGATTGATTTTAATTCAGTGAAATTGCATTATGGTGGTGTCAGAAAAAGAATTTTTGATGTTCTTCCATTGATTTCCAAATTTTCTTTAATCAAACCCAACCCAAAACTCTATATGGTCAGGCTTCATTTTGTTAGTTGGGCAAAAGTAGCTGATTTTAATTGCGTTCTTTATCATTATAAATTTATAGGAAATTTTTACCAGAAAGTTAAGCAAGCCGTTGCTAGCGGACAATACTACAACAACTCGGCTGAATACAAAAGTTATAAAAATACGCTACAAAAAAATCCATCCTTAAATTTGTACTGCGAAGGACATTCTATCAAACTTCAAGGTACCGAACAGTTGGTCAATCTCGGTTTTTTGCAGGTTAGCGATCGCTACAAACAATATGTATTTGAAAACCAGAAAACATAG
- the hpsE gene encoding hormogonium polysaccharide biosynthesis glycosyltransferase HpsE, producing MVDFTVAIPTYNGATRFPQVLQKLRSQTSTEDIAWEILVVDNNSNDNTAEVVKEFQNEWPNNVPLRYCRESKQGLAFARQKAIQESQGKYVGFLDDDNLPATDWVAAAFHFGENHPQAGAYGSRIQGLFETPPPENFDKLKRFLAVEDRGDRVHLFDPVNLRLPPGAGLVVRKKAWQECVPASTRLVGRVGGSMLPGEEYEVLLYMHKGGWEIWYNPEMVIQHKMSASRLEKEYLLSLAYNGGLVTSRLRAIAATKFWHKPFIFLKGFLGSFRRWIMYVWKHQGSFGKNLEIDVERKFLWSSFLSYIYYLRGKI from the coding sequence ATGGTGGATTTCACAGTCGCTATTCCAACTTACAACGGAGCAACAAGGTTTCCGCAAGTTTTGCAAAAACTGCGATCGCAAACCAGTACCGAAGATATTGCTTGGGAAATTTTAGTCGTAGATAACAACAGCAACGACAATACAGCCGAAGTTGTCAAAGAATTTCAAAATGAGTGGCCGAACAATGTTCCATTGCGGTATTGTCGGGAAAGCAAGCAAGGACTAGCTTTTGCTAGGCAAAAAGCGATTCAAGAATCCCAAGGCAAATATGTTGGTTTTCTTGATGATGATAACTTGCCAGCAACCGATTGGGTAGCAGCAGCTTTTCACTTTGGAGAAAACCATCCCCAAGCTGGTGCCTATGGTAGTAGAATTCAGGGATTGTTTGAAACACCACCTCCAGAAAATTTTGACAAACTCAAACGTTTTCTAGCAGTTGAAGATCGTGGCGATCGCGTTCATCTTTTCGATCCTGTAAATTTACGTTTGCCTCCTGGTGCTGGATTGGTGGTACGCAAAAAGGCATGGCAAGAATGCGTTCCTGCTTCTACTAGGTTAGTCGGTAGAGTGGGTGGTTCTATGCTACCTGGGGAAGAATACGAAGTTCTTTTATACATGCATAAAGGAGGATGGGAAATTTGGTACAATCCTGAAATGGTCATTCAACATAAAATGTCAGCTTCACGTTTGGAAAAGGAATATTTACTATCGCTTGCCTACAATGGCGGTTTGGTTACTTCGCGCCTTCGAGCGATCGCAGCTACAAAATTTTGGCACAAACCCTTTATTTTTCTGAAAGGTTTTTTGGGGAGTTTTCGTCGATGGATTATGTATGTATGGAAACATCAAGGAAGCTTTGGCAAGAATCTAGAAATTGATGTTGAGCGAAAATTTCTTTGGAGTAGCTTTTTGAGCTACATCTATTATTTGCGAGGTAAAATATAA
- a CDS encoding methyltransferase domain-containing protein, with product MANEYLSKPRMISYYNQKRIINALGKKVTTILEVGVFNSLFSNILSLEGYQVTRADFDSTLNPDMILDLQSDFELPKNTFDAIVVFQVLEHIPYEDFEKAIKKLAEATNKFLVISLPYSSEYLSLNFRSSFNRDFRGVMLQIPKFWSTKPLVDDEHYWEIGLKGYPKKRIVRSLEQTGLKIRRQYQDKLQPYHYFFVLEK from the coding sequence ATGGCAAATGAATATCTAAGCAAACCTAGAATGATAAGTTATTACAACCAAAAGAGGATAATTAACGCTTTAGGAAAAAAAGTGACAACAATTTTAGAAGTAGGAGTTTTCAATTCTTTATTTTCAAATATTCTTTCCTTAGAAGGTTATCAAGTAACAAGAGCCGATTTTGATTCTACATTAAATCCAGATATGATCCTAGATTTACAAAGTGATTTTGAGCTTCCTAAAAACACTTTTGATGCAATTGTTGTATTTCAAGTACTCGAACATATTCCTTATGAAGATTTTGAAAAAGCAATCAAAAAATTAGCAGAAGCAACAAACAAATTTTTAGTTATATCTCTTCCTTATAGTAGCGAATATTTATCGCTTAATTTTCGTTCTTCCTTTAATCGAGATTTTCGAGGAGTTATGCTTCAAATCCCTAAGTTTTGGAGTACGAAACCACTGGTAGATGACGAACATTACTGGGAAATTGGACTAAAAGGATATCCGAAAAAACGTATTGTTCGTTCTTTAGAACAAACGGGACTTAAAATCCGAAGACAATATCAAGATAAACTCCAACCGTATCATTATTTTTTCGTTCTTGAAAAATAA
- a CDS encoding sulfotransferase, which translates to MYTPKNKNKIKYPLAKRLRAQLSTYVWKQAGKFGLFLTKKTNLFSPPNTEEPTILVVSLPRSGSSWVGDVLSSASNVRYLREPITQSRLNFSNRRPTIVGIDPKTPPKDYQIFADLAFHGWPTFRGEIVGGRRQDWISQEKSYHVVIKEVNPCALEWFINRYQPYIIFLVRHPAAVALSFARLGWFEENAFSRFYDRLTHQQKNLVQQQLKRQISQNPWEQYGALQGAALQIASMALQEYPNHKIVLYENLCLDPISNFQRLFSFAGLQWDKNVEGKIASKSYSSPQDNDPYSTARYSAQMYQAWKQKMTPETLDAIKTGFFSFSIPFYTSDRDWNLEEV; encoded by the coding sequence ATGTATACTCCTAAAAATAAAAATAAAATTAAATATCCTCTAGCGAAAAGATTGAGAGCTCAACTTAGTACATATGTGTGGAAACAGGCTGGTAAATTCGGATTGTTTTTAACAAAAAAGACAAACCTTTTTTCTCCTCCTAACACGGAAGAACCAACGATATTGGTTGTTTCTTTACCTCGTAGTGGTTCTAGCTGGGTAGGTGATGTATTGAGTAGCGCATCAAACGTACGATACTTGCGAGAACCTATCACCCAAAGTCGTCTCAATTTCAGCAATCGCCGACCTACTATTGTTGGCATCGATCCAAAAACACCACCAAAAGATTATCAAATATTTGCCGATCTGGCATTTCATGGATGGCCAACTTTCCGTGGTGAAATTGTTGGTGGTCGTCGGCAAGATTGGATTTCTCAGGAAAAGAGTTATCATGTAGTTATTAAGGAGGTAAATCCTTGTGCTTTAGAATGGTTTATCAATAGGTACCAACCATATATAATCTTTTTAGTACGGCATCCTGCAGCTGTAGCCCTTAGCTTTGCCCGTTTGGGATGGTTTGAGGAAAATGCTTTTTCTCGTTTTTACGATCGCTTGACCCACCAACAGAAAAATTTGGTCCAGCAGCAGTTAAAACGTCAAATTTCTCAAAATCCGTGGGAACAATATGGTGCTTTACAAGGTGCAGCTTTACAAATTGCCTCAATGGCTTTGCAAGAATATCCCAACCATAAAATTGTTCTATATGAAAACTTATGTTTGGATCCCATATCAAATTTTCAGCGTCTCTTTTCATTTGCTGGCTTACAATGGGATAAAAACGTTGAGGGAAAGATTGCTAGTAAAAGTTATTCATCCCCTCAAGATAACGATCCATACAGCACTGCACGATACAGTGCCCAAATGTATCAAGCCTGGAAACAAAAAATGACCCCAGAAACGCTGGATGCTATTAAAACTGGATTTTTCTCCTTTTCAATTCCTTTTTACACAAGCGATCGCGACTGGAATCTTGAGGAAGTTTGA